A part of Streptomyces sp. NBC_00557 genomic DNA contains:
- a CDS encoding serine/threonine-protein kinase gives MSWPPESPSGLIGAEIAGYRVERELGRGGMAVVYCAKDLRLGRTVALKLLAPEYTRNDAFRRRFAQESRIAAAIDHPNIVPVFEAGEFEGVLYIAMCLVHGRDLRALIDREGPLPVPAALRIAAQLASALDAAHARDLVHRDVKPGNVLLAKGVDSDHPEHVYLTDFGLAKKSLALTGFTTAGEFVGTLDYVAPERIAGRPVDGRADLYSLACVVHEMLAGVPPFRREDRMELLWAHQYDPPPALGAERPGIPPAADEVLGKALAKAPDDRHGSCLEFVAALRQAVAGTAPRVRTPTVVDRVPPPEPPGWARPFLGGEPARDTGAAFRGRGGT, from the coding sequence GTGAGTTGGCCCCCGGAGAGCCCCTCCGGACTGATCGGGGCCGAGATCGCCGGCTACCGCGTGGAGCGCGAACTCGGCCGGGGCGGCATGGCCGTCGTCTACTGCGCCAAGGACCTGCGGCTGGGCCGGACGGTGGCCCTGAAGCTGCTCGCCCCGGAGTACACGCGCAACGACGCCTTCCGCCGCCGTTTCGCCCAGGAGTCCCGGATCGCCGCCGCCATCGACCACCCCAACATCGTGCCCGTCTTCGAGGCCGGGGAGTTCGAGGGCGTCCTCTACATCGCCATGTGCCTCGTGCACGGCCGGGACCTGCGCGCCCTGATCGACCGCGAGGGTCCGCTGCCGGTGCCGGCCGCGCTGCGGATCGCGGCCCAGCTGGCCTCCGCCCTGGACGCGGCCCACGCCCGCGACCTGGTGCACCGCGACGTCAAACCCGGCAACGTCCTGCTCGCCAAGGGCGTGGACAGCGACCACCCCGAGCACGTCTATCTCACCGACTTCGGGCTGGCGAAGAAGTCGCTGGCGCTCACCGGGTTCACCACCGCGGGCGAGTTCGTCGGCACCCTGGACTACGTGGCGCCCGAGCGGATCGCCGGGCGCCCGGTGGACGGCCGGGCCGACCTGTACAGCCTGGCCTGCGTGGTCCACGAGATGCTCGCGGGCGTCCCGCCCTTCCGCCGGGAGGACCGGATGGAACTGCTGTGGGCCCACCAGTACGACCCGCCGCCCGCGCTCGGCGCGGAGCGGCCGGGCATCCCGCCGGCCGCCGACGAGGTGCTGGGCAAGGCTCTGGCCAAGGCGCCGGACGACCGCCACGGCAGCTGCCTGGAGTTCGTCGCGGCCCTGCGTCAGGCGGTCGCCGGCACCGCCCCGCGCGTCCGCACGCCGACCGTGGTGGACCGCGTACCACCCCCGGAGCCGCCCGGCTGGGCCCGGCCCTTCCTCGGCGGCGAGCCCGCCCGGGACAC
- the lon gene encoding endopeptidase La, whose product MAAESPAFTLVLPVLPLDDEVVLPGMVVPLDLSDAEVRAAVEAAQAAARSEPGKPRVLLVPRIDGTYAKTGVLGTVEQVGRLADGDPGALIRGRSRVRIGAGTTGPGAALWVEGARIEETVPDPLPGQVTELVKEYKALATEWLKKRGAWQVVDRVQAIDDVSALADNSGYSPFLTTGQKVELLETADPVARLKLATQALRDHLAEQEVAETIAKDVQEGVDKQQREFLLRRQLEAVRKELRELNGEKDGEESDDYRARVEAADLPEKVREAALKEVDKLERASDQSPEGSWIRTWLDTVLEMPWNERTEDAYDIQGAKEILDAEHAGLDDVKARITEYLAVRKRRGERGLGVIGGRRGGAVLALVGPPGVGKTSLGESVAHAMGRKFVRVALGGVRDEAEIRGHRRTYVGALPGRIVRAIKEAGSMNPVVLLDEIDKVGSDFRGDPAAALLEVLDPAQNHTFRDHYLEVELDLSDVVFLATANVLEAIPEALADRMEIVRLDGYTEDEKIVIARDHLLPRQRERAGLNEDEVTIDEGALRKLAGEYTREAGVRNLERSIARLLRKIAAQHELGERELPFTVTQDELRGLLGRPHHVPESAQDPAERRTAVPGVATGLAVTGAGGDVLFVEASLADPETGAAGLTLTGQLGDVMKESAQIALSFLRSHGAELELPVGDLKDRGVHIHFPAGAVPKDGPSAGITMTTALASLLSGRLVRTDVAMTGEVSLTGRVLPIGGVKQKLLAAHRAGVTTVIIPKRNEPDLDDVPAEVLDKLDVHTVTDVRQVLELALAPATSGAAPEVPLAA is encoded by the coding sequence ATGGCTGCTGAGTCACCGGCGTTCACGCTCGTCCTGCCCGTGCTGCCCTTGGACGACGAGGTCGTGCTGCCCGGCATGGTGGTTCCGCTGGACCTGAGCGACGCCGAGGTGCGGGCCGCGGTGGAGGCCGCGCAGGCCGCCGCCCGGTCGGAACCGGGCAAGCCCAGGGTGCTGCTGGTGCCCCGGATCGACGGCACGTACGCCAAGACGGGTGTGCTGGGCACGGTCGAGCAGGTCGGCCGGCTGGCCGACGGCGACCCGGGGGCTCTGATCCGCGGCCGGAGCCGGGTGCGGATCGGCGCGGGCACCACCGGTCCCGGCGCGGCCCTGTGGGTGGAGGGCGCGCGCATCGAGGAGACCGTGCCGGACCCGCTGCCCGGACAGGTCACCGAACTCGTCAAGGAGTACAAGGCGCTCGCCACCGAGTGGCTGAAGAAGCGCGGCGCCTGGCAGGTCGTGGACCGCGTCCAGGCCATCGACGACGTCTCCGCGCTCGCCGACAACTCCGGCTACTCGCCGTTCCTGACCACCGGCCAGAAGGTCGAACTGCTGGAGACCGCCGACCCGGTGGCCCGGCTGAAGCTCGCCACACAGGCGCTCCGCGACCACCTCGCCGAGCAGGAGGTGGCCGAGACCATCGCCAAGGACGTCCAGGAGGGCGTGGACAAGCAGCAGCGCGAGTTCCTCCTCCGCCGCCAGCTGGAGGCCGTCCGCAAGGAACTGCGCGAGCTGAACGGCGAGAAGGACGGCGAGGAGTCCGACGACTACCGCGCCCGCGTCGAGGCCGCCGACCTGCCGGAGAAGGTCCGCGAGGCCGCCCTCAAGGAGGTCGACAAGCTGGAGCGGGCCAGCGACCAGTCCCCGGAGGGCTCCTGGATCCGCACCTGGCTGGACACCGTCCTGGAGATGCCCTGGAACGAACGGACCGAGGACGCGTACGACATCCAGGGCGCCAAGGAGATCCTGGACGCCGAGCACGCCGGCCTGGACGACGTGAAGGCGCGCATCACCGAGTACCTGGCCGTCCGCAAGCGGCGCGGCGAACGCGGCCTGGGCGTCATCGGCGGCCGGCGCGGCGGCGCGGTCCTGGCCCTCGTCGGGCCGCCCGGCGTCGGCAAGACCTCGCTCGGCGAGTCCGTGGCCCACGCCATGGGCCGCAAGTTCGTCCGCGTCGCCCTCGGCGGCGTCCGCGACGAGGCCGAGATCCGCGGTCACCGCCGTACGTACGTCGGCGCGCTGCCCGGCCGGATCGTGCGGGCCATCAAGGAAGCCGGGTCGATGAACCCGGTGGTGCTGCTCGACGAGATCGACAAGGTGGGCTCCGACTTCCGCGGCGACCCGGCCGCGGCCCTGCTCGAGGTCCTGGACCCGGCGCAGAACCACACCTTCCGGGACCACTACCTGGAGGTCGAACTCGACCTGTCCGACGTGGTCTTCCTCGCCACGGCCAACGTCCTGGAGGCCATCCCCGAGGCGCTCGCCGACCGGATGGAGATCGTCCGCCTGGACGGCTACACCGAGGACGAGAAGATCGTCATCGCCCGCGACCACCTGCTTCCGCGCCAGCGGGAGCGGGCCGGCCTGAACGAGGACGAGGTCACGATCGACGAGGGCGCGCTGCGCAAGCTGGCGGGCGAGTACACCCGCGAGGCGGGCGTGCGCAACCTGGAGCGCTCCATCGCCCGCCTGCTGCGCAAGATCGCCGCCCAGCACGAACTGGGCGAGCGGGAGCTGCCGTTCACGGTGACGCAGGACGAGCTGCGCGGCCTGCTCGGGCGCCCGCACCACGTGCCCGAGTCCGCCCAGGACCCGGCCGAGCGCCGTACGGCCGTCCCCGGCGTGGCGACCGGCCTCGCGGTCACCGGCGCGGGCGGCGACGTGCTCTTCGTCGAGGCGTCCCTCGCCGACCCGGAGACGGGCGCGGCGGGGCTGACCCTGACCGGCCAGCTCGGCGACGTGATGAAGGAGTCGGCGCAGATCGCGCTGAGCTTCCTGCGCAGCCACGGCGCGGAACTGGAACTCCCGGTCGGCGACTTGAAGGACCGGGGGGTGCACATCCACTTCCCGGCGGGCGCGGTGCCCAAGGACGGCCCGAGCGCCGGCATCACGATGACGACGGCCCTCGCCTCGCTGCTGTCCGGCCGGCTGGTCCGCACGGACGTGGCCATGACCGGCGAGGTCTCGCTGACCGGCCGGGTGCTGCCCATCGGCGGCGTGAAGCAGAAGCTGCTCGCCGCCCACCGCGCCGGGGTGACCACCGTGATCATCCCCAAGCGCAACGAGCCCGACCTGGACGACGTCCCGGCGGAGGTGCTGGACAAGCTCGACGTCCACACCGTGACCGACGTCCGCCAGGTCCTGGAGCTGGCGCTCGCGCCCGCGACGAGCGGTGCGGCGCCGGAGGTTCCCCTGGCGGCGTGA